Genomic window ([Empedobacter] haloabium):
AGCGCGGCTCGGACATCTGGTCGTAGACCTTGCGCAGTGCCGGCGCCATCTTGTTGCACAGCGTGCCGGCAACGATCATCACGTCGGACTGGCGTGGCGACGGGCGGAACACGACGCCGAAGCGGTCCATGTCGTAACGGGCCGCGCCCACGTGCATCATTTCGACCGCACAGCAGGCCAGACCGAACGTCATCGGGAACATCGACCCGGTACGCGCCCAGTTGATCAGCTTGTCGGCCGAGGTGGT
Coding sequences:
- a CDS encoding NADH-quinone oxidoreductase subunit B family protein, with protein sequence MAIEGVLNEGFITTSADKLINWARTGSMFPMTFGLACCAVEMMHVGAARYDMDRFGVVFRPSPRQSDVMIVAGTLCNKMAPALRKVYDQMSEPRWVISMGTCANGGGYYHYSYSVVRGCDRIVPVDIYVPGCPPTAEALLYGILQLQNKIKRTNTIAR